A section of the Terriglobia bacterium genome encodes:
- a CDS encoding amidohydrolase family protein, translated as MDLLAIDLHVHITDWRMLKPEMLETMRRTQKGFDEALACCREPRRFIELMDEAGIEKAGLINYVSPDLLGFTREVNEWVASYCRGFPDRLIPFGSVHPRFTENVAAEMDYVCGKLGVRAIKIHPPHQLMHANDYAREGDRLRTIYAKAEAFGVPVTIHTGTSIFPGARNKYSNPMDIDDVANDFPRLKILLAHGGRPLYMNEAFFLVRRFENVFLEVSGIPPLKLLEYFPRLEEIANKTVYGSDWPGPGVPSMKVVLDQFKQLPISVEAKRKILRETALKIFL; from the coding sequence ATGGATTTACTCGCTATTGACCTTCACGTCCACATCACCGATTGGCGCATGCTGAAGCCGGAGATGCTCGAGACCATGCGGCGGACCCAGAAGGGATTTGACGAGGCCCTGGCCTGCTGTCGTGAGCCCCGCCGATTCATTGAACTGATGGATGAGGCCGGGATTGAGAAGGCGGGTCTGATCAATTATGTCAGTCCTGATCTGCTGGGATTCACCCGGGAGGTCAATGAGTGGGTTGCCAGTTATTGCCGGGGTTTTCCCGACCGCCTCATTCCGTTCGGTTCCGTTCATCCGCGCTTCACCGAGAATGTTGCCGCGGAGATGGATTATGTCTGCGGGAAACTGGGAGTGCGCGCCATTAAAATCCATCCGCCGCACCAGCTGATGCATGCCAATGACTACGCTCGTGAGGGGGACAGGCTCCGGACAATCTACGCTAAAGCAGAGGCCTTTGGCGTCCCCGTCACCATTCATACGGGAACTTCCATCTTTCCCGGGGCCCGGAACAAATACTCCAATCCGATGGATATCGACGATGTGGCCAACGATTTTCCCCGGCTCAAGATCCTGCTTGCCCATGGAGGCCGGCCCCTCTATATGAACGAAGCCTTTTTCCTGGTGCGCCGGTTTGAAAACGTTTTCCTGGAGGTATCCGGAATCCCTCCGTTGAAGTTGCTGGAATATTTTCCACGCCTTGAAGAAATTGCGAACAAGACGGTCTATGGCAGCGACTGGCCCGGCCCGGGCGTCCCATCGATGAAGGTTGTGCTGGACCAGTTCAAGCAACTGCCCATATCTGTCGAAGCCAAGAGAAAGATCCTGCGGGAGACAGCGTTGAAGATCTTCTTGTAA
- a CDS encoding biotin transporter BioY codes for MTPTLTLRRNNFFEFVFPEVNLLTKGLLVLGCSGLMALSSRLSLPLPFTPVPVTGQTLAVLLLSGLLGMRMAISVQLLYLAQGLAGLPVFAPGATWGFARLLGPTGGYLAGFVAAAAIVGWMADRGYGKRLGSALVMVLSGNLAILAVGVPWLKWVMQVDWGQAVTLGMWPFLIGDLYKIVLAAMLLPGSWRLVSRLHRPAA; via the coding sequence ATGACCCCCACCTTGACTTTGCGGCGAAATAACTTCTTCGAATTTGTATTTCCAGAGGTCAATTTACTGACGAAGGGGCTCCTCGTACTCGGCTGCAGCGGGTTGATGGCCCTGTCATCCCGGTTGTCCTTGCCGCTGCCATTTACGCCGGTTCCAGTGACGGGCCAGACCCTGGCGGTTCTCCTGCTTTCAGGACTCCTCGGGATGCGGATGGCAATTTCAGTTCAACTGCTCTATCTCGCCCAGGGATTGGCGGGACTGCCGGTATTCGCCCCGGGAGCCACCTGGGGGTTCGCCCGGCTGCTCGGACCCACGGGAGGGTATTTGGCGGGATTTGTTGCGGCGGCCGCTATTGTCGGATGGATGGCCGACCGGGGTTATGGAAAGCGACTGGGTTCCGCTTTAGTGATGGTCCTTTCGGGTAACCTCGCCATCTTAGCAGTGGGTGTCCCTTGGCTGAAATGGGTGATGCAAGTGGACTGGGGGCAGGCTGTCACATTGGGAATGTGGCCATTTTTAATCGGGGACCTCTATAAGATCGTCCTGGCAGCGATGCTTTTGCCGGGCAGCTGGCGATTGGTCAGCAGGCTGCATCGTCCGGCCGCTTAG
- a CDS encoding STAS domain-containing protein: MKITLQVVGEICVLRLEGKFIVGGESVYLKDKVKDVLNMGMGNILVDMSKVPFVDSTGIGFLVSSQAGVSKEGGSFKLLKPNPRVYEVLKITRLDKVFEVFDNEEAALASFGAVNKKPKAKKQTSPKEVEG, encoded by the coding sequence TTGAAGATTACTTTGCAGGTGGTGGGAGAGATTTGTGTATTGCGGCTGGAGGGAAAGTTTATAGTGGGCGGCGAATCGGTCTATTTGAAGGATAAAGTGAAAGACGTCCTCAATATGGGGATGGGGAATATCCTGGTGGACATGAGCAAGGTCCCCTTTGTCGATTCCACGGGGATCGGGTTTTTGGTCAGCAGTCAGGCAGGCGTGTCCAAGGAGGGAGGCTCCTTCAAGCTCCTCAAGCCGAACCCCCGCGTGTACGAGGTGTTGAAGATCACCCGGCTGGACAAGGTCTTTGAAGTTTTTGATAACGAAGAGGCGGCCCTTGCCAGCTTCGGCGCTGTCAACAAAAAGCCCAAGGCGAAGAAACAGACCTCACCGAAAGAGGTGGAGGGCTAG
- a CDS encoding SDR family oxidoreductase — MKFKNKVVFITGASSGIGRALAIEFAREGAHVAAVARDAPRLTALSGQLRDLGVEALALPCDITQREALKAAVDTTASHFRRLDVLVNNAGRGLYAPLATVPTEDFEQVMNLNFWAPVWAVQSAMPHFERQGRGVIVNISSILGKVDFPWMGAYCATKHALNSISNALRMELKEKHVDVLTVCPGRVRTEFQPNAIKYKAVQNSSWSAGALSPDDVARAVVRGVWTHKREIVIPRAGWLLAAVQHLAPRLADRLAVAFSSK; from the coding sequence ATGAAGTTTAAGAATAAAGTGGTATTCATCACTGGCGCTTCGTCCGGGATCGGACGCGCGCTTGCGATCGAATTCGCAAGGGAAGGGGCCCACGTCGCTGCCGTCGCGCGCGATGCCCCTCGGTTGACTGCGCTGTCCGGACAACTGCGCGATCTCGGCGTGGAGGCCCTTGCGCTGCCGTGCGACATCACCCAACGAGAGGCCTTGAAAGCGGCGGTCGACACTACGGCATCACATTTTAGACGCCTGGATGTGCTGGTGAACAACGCGGGGCGGGGCCTCTATGCTCCGCTGGCGACCGTCCCCACCGAGGACTTTGAGCAGGTCATGAATCTCAATTTCTGGGCCCCGGTATGGGCCGTTCAATCCGCGATGCCGCATTTCGAGAGACAGGGGAGAGGAGTCATTGTCAACATCTCTTCGATTTTGGGAAAGGTGGATTTTCCGTGGATGGGCGCTTATTGCGCCACCAAACACGCATTGAATTCAATTTCGAATGCCCTGCGCATGGAGTTGAAAGAGAAGCATGTGGATGTGCTCACGGTATGTCCCGGCCGCGTCCGGACGGAGTTCCAACCCAACGCCATTAAATACAAAGCGGTTCAAAACTCGTCCTGGTCGGCGGGAGCCCTGTCGCCTGACGACGTCGCCCGGGCGGTCGTTCGGGGGGTCTGGACACACAAAAGGGAGATCGTCATTCCCCGGGCCGGATGGCTCCTCGCTGCCGTTCAACACCTCGCCCCACGCCTCGCCGATCGGTTGGCCGTGGCATTTTCGAGCAAATGA
- a CDS encoding penicillin-binding protein — translation MKKTLASTAKASKKTVAKGRRGRIRMVDPTIGDTVEGEDLAVRRASVEALGHIDGSVVVADPSNGRILSIVNQKLALTAAYQPCSTFKLLVSLAGLSEGVFSKDSEFKCPTHHRGYLNLTDALAYSCNEYFQNVGERLGFDRVKRYAQQFGFGELAGLDIQGERPGFFPSEIDEEWVRKLSSHGQFIGATPLEMAAFVSSLANGGTLYYLQYPRTPEEIASFEPKVKRQLDISNLLPDLKEGMSGSVTYGSGKHAYDPLDPVYGKTGSCSGQGTHLGWFVSYAGDSERQLVIVVLTRGSLRTEGPFAAGVAGKIYRELSQQNYFARREEKSNPTGVANDNLSPNSRINER, via the coding sequence TTGAAAAAGACCTTGGCCTCGACCGCAAAAGCGTCCAAAAAGACGGTTGCCAAGGGCCGCCGGGGCAGGATCCGGATGGTCGACCCAACCATCGGCGACACCGTGGAGGGTGAGGACCTCGCTGTGCGTCGCGCCTCCGTGGAGGCATTGGGACATATTGATGGCAGTGTGGTCGTGGCGGACCCCTCAAATGGGAGGATTCTCTCCATTGTGAACCAAAAGCTGGCCCTGACTGCTGCCTATCAGCCTTGCTCAACCTTCAAACTGCTCGTCTCCCTGGCCGGTCTGTCGGAAGGGGTTTTCAGCAAAGACTCGGAGTTCAAGTGCCCCACCCACCACCGTGGGTATCTCAATCTGACTGATGCGCTGGCGTATTCGTGTAACGAATATTTCCAGAATGTGGGCGAGCGCCTCGGGTTTGATCGGGTCAAGCGATACGCCCAGCAATTTGGATTCGGTGAGCTTGCCGGCCTCGATATCCAGGGGGAACGGCCCGGATTCTTCCCCAGTGAGATCGATGAGGAATGGGTCAGAAAGCTTTCCAGCCATGGCCAATTCATTGGGGCGACCCCGTTGGAAATGGCTGCCTTTGTATCCTCCCTGGCCAACGGCGGCACCCTCTATTACCTGCAATACCCACGCACCCCTGAAGAAATTGCCAGTTTTGAACCTAAAGTAAAGAGACAATTGGACATTTCCAACTTGTTGCCGGACCTGAAGGAAGGGATGAGCGGATCGGTGACTTACGGTTCGGGCAAGCACGCCTACGACCCACTGGATCCGGTGTACGGCAAGACCGGCAGCTGCAGTGGACAGGGAACCCACCTGGGATGGTTTGTTTCCTATGCCGGCGATTCTGAACGCCAGCTCGTCATCGTGGTGTTGACTCGAGGGTCACTCCGCACGGAAGGACCCTTTGCCGCTGGAGTGGCTGGAAAGATTTATCGAGAACTCTCTCAGCAGAATTATTTCGCAAGACGGGAAGAAAAGTCGAACCCCACGGGCGTTGCCAACGACAATCTTTCTCCTAATAGCCGCATCAACGAGCGCTGA
- a CDS encoding ferredoxin family protein, which yields MAYIVAEPCIGVKDTACVAVCPVECFYDAGEQLVIHPDECIDCGACQPVCPPQAIFPLDELPEQHQKYIEINSKWCAEHQGQEPAKPKS from the coding sequence ATGGCGTATATTGTAGCGGAGCCATGCATTGGGGTGAAAGATACCGCCTGCGTGGCCGTATGCCCTGTGGAGTGCTTCTACGATGCCGGAGAGCAGTTGGTGATTCATCCCGACGAGTGCATCGATTGTGGGGCGTGTCAGCCGGTGTGCCCGCCCCAGGCCATTTTTCCACTGGATGAACTGCCGGAGCAACATCAGAAGTACATTGAGATCAATTCAAAGTGGTGCGCTGAGCATCAAGGTCAGGAGCCTGCAAAGCCAAAATCCTAG